The DNA segment ACATGGCAAAAAATACAAAAAGAAGGATTGAACTTAAAGGTGATGACCGACAAATATAATCATAAAGCTACGTTTATCCAAGATTCGATGCTACCGCCTAGTGGTTTTAAAGTTGAATTATATAAACAGAAGTCTAAACGGCGATAGTCATCGGATAAAAAAGAAAGATAATGCAAAAAATGGATTTTATTGACATATAGAATGTACAATGGTATAATTTATTTTCGTAGAAGCCGCTCAAATCGGGTTTAAACCTTAGGTGCCTTGATTTGGCGAGATTGGTAAGAGGAGGTGTCATTATGTACGCTATTATTGAGACAGGTGGAAAGCAGTACAGAGTCGAAGAAGGAACTACTTTGGTAGTAGAGAAGTTAGAAGTAAAAGAAGGTGAAACAGTAAAACTGGATAAGGTGTTGGCAGTATCTAAAGATGGTGAACTTAAGACTGGTCAGCCAATGCTTGAAGGTGCAACTGTTGATGCAACTGTTGTTGAAAATGGTAAAGCTGACAAGGTGATTGTATTCAAATACAAGCCTAAAAAAGATTACAGAAGAAAAAAAGGACATCGGCAACCATATACAAAACTAAAAGTTCAGAATATTAATCTATAGGCTAATAAAAAATGATTCGAATTCACATTTTTCGTAATCAGCAAAAGGATATTGTTAAGTATACGGTTGATGGTCATGCCAATGCAGACAAACACGGCAAAGATATTGTCTGTGCAGCCATTTCAGTGCTAGCGCAAACAATGATTCTTGGGGTTCACCGCATTTTAAGTGCTGAACCTGAATGGAAAAGTGAAAGTGGAGAGCTGATTTGTATTCTACCGGATAATATTTCTATAGAAAACAGAAAACAGATTAATGCGTTGTTGGAAACAATGGTTTTGGGATTTGAT comes from the Tindallia californiensis genome and includes:
- a CDS encoding ribosomal-processing cysteine protease Prp: MIRIHIFRNQQKDIVKYTVDGHANADKHGKDIVCAAISVLAQTMILGVHRILSAEPEWKSESGELICILPDNISIENRKQINALLETMVLGFDNIRQQYPDLIKIYTKEVR
- the rplU gene encoding 50S ribosomal protein L21, translating into MYAIIETGGKQYRVEEGTTLVVEKLEVKEGETVKLDKVLAVSKDGELKTGQPMLEGATVDATVVENGKADKVIVFKYKPKKDYRRKKGHRQPYTKLKVQNINL